Proteins encoded together in one Longimicrobium sp. window:
- a CDS encoding N-acetyltransferase, with product MNNAVRSAECLVPSGYGPAAVPIDTQVVVRPALLPDVAQIETLINGFADKQLMLHKTTVQLARTFREFVVALDGSGKLLGCAALRVYTPQLAELASLAVDESAHGMGVGRKLVAAVEEEAARHGIGTVFALTLQDVFFHKQGYRTVPKEMFPLKVWADCRGCAKLEKCDEIAVVKEIEC from the coding sequence ATGAACAACGCAGTGCGCAGTGCCGAGTGCCTGGTGCCCAGTGGCTACGGCCCGGCCGCGGTGCCCATCGACACCCAGGTCGTCGTGCGTCCAGCGCTCCTTCCGGACGTGGCGCAGATCGAGACGCTGATCAACGGCTTTGCCGACAAGCAGCTGATGCTGCACAAGACGACCGTGCAGCTCGCCCGCACCTTTCGCGAGTTCGTGGTTGCGCTGGACGGCTCCGGCAAGCTGCTGGGCTGCGCCGCGCTCCGCGTCTACACGCCGCAGCTCGCCGAGCTGGCCTCGCTGGCCGTCGACGAGTCCGCGCACGGCATGGGCGTCGGCCGCAAGCTCGTCGCCGCCGTCGAGGAAGAGGCCGCGCGCCACGGCATCGGCACCGTCTTCGCCCTGACGCTGCAGGACGTCTTCTTCCACAAGCAGGGCTACCGCACGGTCCCTAAGGAGATGTTCCCCCTCAAGGTCTGGGCGGACTGCCGTGGCTGCGCGAAGCTGGAGAAGTGCGATGAGATCGCGGTGGTGAAGGAGATCGAGTGCTGA